Within Haematobia irritans isolate KBUSLIRL chromosome 2, ASM5000362v1, whole genome shotgun sequence, the genomic segment TCGTACGTCTAAAATTTAGTtctggaggaaagtatttttgtttgtgtatggtggagggtataacaagtttgtaacatgtttgatgtttactttaatttatttatcttCGCTCCAAGTcctaaaattgttgaaaaaagcaaaaactctaaactttcctttaattacaatttcagtttcattttagttgaaataaaatttatgtagactataattctttttttttggttggacACTTTATAGTTTCGTTCAGAGTGAAAGGCAAATGTAAAACCCACTTTatttcagaaatgaaatttatacccCGTGAATTTTGCGGTTTACTTTCATTATAGCGGTTGAATAGCCTGCTATAAAAATCTCTACTGATAAGCTTTACGGTGTATGATTTTCAAAGATTTAAGAATGATTAATAATCATTATAAATATCTGCACAAGTATATTAAGGACAACAATCGTCAAAAGGTTgagtcatttttttatagagcataaaaatattttattgaaaagaaattaaaataaactctCCATTCAATTTGCAAAGATGAAAAAAAATACAGATTCACACGGAAGAAGGTTCAAATTTGTCGTTTCCCTCGATTTCATGGCCCATATGGTTAACTGAGATCGTGTTTACACAGAATAACTATGACTATTAGTTCAACCTACACCCAAAAACAGTTTGATCCCGATTCTAAAAATCCgtcttctttgaaataaagacatCTACGAAGCTTTAAATCAATTTGAgtgcgaattaaaattttgcacaatgtccatttttgacttttgtttccctaatTTAAGGAAAACCAGATAAAAATTGCGGCTTTTGAATACTAAAGAAGTCAAATAGGAGGTCGGATTATCTTGCGAACTTCACctgaatgaatgaaaaataagTTTTCGCCAAATTCCGGCTCGATTGTTGAAACTTgagtacaacagacagacggacatttcaTTTCTCAAGAATGAATGTATCTCACATAGTAGGAGATCGATGTTTCGATATGTTGCAAAGTCATTTGGGAAGCTATCTCCATCCTTTATTTAAACATGAGAAACTTACTTGAGCCCACTTCATTGCATATCTACACATATCCTGATTCAAAGTCAAAGGTTCAACTCCATGTAGTGTTCGAAAGCGATTATGAGCTAGCAAACATTGTTCCTGTAAAGTTTCCATATCCATTTTATGTGCCTTTACTTCTTTTTTAGGTCTTCTTTGGAGAACATGTTTTAAATTAAGGCGTTTgctttttttggtagttttatcTACCGGTTCTTGATCCACAGATGAGTCTTTATTCTGATTCGTTGAGCCAACAATCGTTTCAGCGTTTTGTGAGTTGACAATACTGGAACGTGGCGTTTTAACAATAGTTATGTTATTTCCGTTTTCACTTTTATTGACCTTATTATGAGTTGAGGGATCTGTCTCTTCGATAGTTAAAGGTTCTGTATTTAGTTCCTTTTTGGGTCTTCTTAGGAAAgcagattttaaattaaaacgtttgccttctttgggaattTTGACCGCGGAAGTCGTTTTATATACCGATTGTTGATCCACAGATGAGTCTTCATTCTGACACGTAGATTCAACAATCGTCGCAGCCTTTTGTGAGTTACTAGAACGTGTCGTATTAACAATAGTTATGGTATTTTCACTTTTCTTGACATTGGCATGAGTTAAGGGGTCTGTCTCTTCGGAAGTTAAAGGTTCCGTTTTTTCTTCCCTTTTAGGTCTTCTTAGGAAAGcagattttaaatcaaaaagttTTCCTTCTTTGGCTTTGACTACCGTAGTAGTTTTATGTACCGGTTTCGGATCAGCAGATGAGTCTTCCTTCTTACTCGTAGATTTATCAATCGTTGAATCTTTTGGTGAGTTCACAACATGGGAACGTGTCGTCTTAGCAAAAGTTATGGTATTTTCATTTTCACTTTTCTTGATCTCGGCATGAGTTAAGGGTTCTGTTTCTTCGGGGTCATTATTCAATGATATTCGTTTGAATTGTGGATCATTTCCACGTATCGGAATGTGAATAGAGCTTTTAAATGGGCTTGCAGAATTTTGGCCACCAGTTCTAGTGTTATTGGTTTTGGTACGAGTGGTTTGCACCACTGTAACGGTAGTTCCGCTTTTCTTTGTCTGTACTTCTGTATGGGTTAGTGGTGGACTCTCCTTGCCATTATTTTGTTCTGGAGGAGTAATTTCTAATGTGGCACGATTATTATTCGTTTGCGGAGCATACGGTTCATCTTTTTGGCCCTGGTCGCCAGTACATGAGAAGCACGTCATTTTGTTGTTGCCGGTTTTAACTCTGATACTTTGAATGATATAATAATTTTCCAAGGCGATAAACGGAAGTCCCCGAAAACGTGACTATTTCTCGCCTGATATTCTCACCAGTTATTTACACTGTGTTTATGAAccacaaaatttaagttttttggtTAACGTTTCTATTGTTTATTAATGCGGTTACTGGCTCGTTCCTTGAGCATCCGTTTTAAGTTGTTTTACGGTCTGAATCTTCGTTATGACTGAATGGGTAGAGTGGGGATATTTGTGGGTGGTGGTTGTTCAATTTGCTTTAGTGCGTAGCTGCGCTGTCGATCGTTATTCGCATAATACCACAGTTTGTGTATACCCTTTACTGAGTTACCAACCACATTATACTTAAATCCATCAAAGTATATGTTAATAACTTTGATCAGCAAGAAAATATGCCCACCAGAAAGATTCGTGTTAGACCCCAGAAAATATATACGAACCGACTAAGAATCAACTCTttggtcgatctagcccttggtgtccatcGTCCATCTGTCAACGTTGTTCTCAATTATTAAgcgaatttaatgaaatttggtacagaatgttttttttttttttttttggcacaaggacgaatgctTTTCCCctatatgtatgtttaacaaataGGGTCATATTGCGCTTATTTACTAACCTATAGccgtcaaatttgacacaaggtaATCTTGTTCAACGAAAGCGTTCGTTTCGGATATGCGTAATTAGCTGttagatttattttaataaaatttgcgaaTTTGCCTACTAATTGGGAGTAGTACAGCCCTGTGGAAGAGATAATGACACGAAAAAGGAAGCAtaatatggttgcgacaaacatgttacatgttcactgtccaaaattaacatttttctataagaggtgatcatattccttctctgggtgtaagtacttcacactagaggtgtgcgattgacgcgaaattttcgtgacacgcatgaatcacgtgagtcgtgaatgaaatttaaactaaatctcctgaatatgcgtgaatgggactaaacaaaaatatgtcgtgcgtggacATAAAATTCGAACCAAATTCAGGTTAACGATCGAAAATCACACCACctaacaaattcacgttcacgaacaaaAATCACTCTCACGGATAAATTCACGTTAACGATTAAATTCATGCgtacgcttaagatttcaatagcgtacATTGTTTAATGGTTCGTTGGGGAACCATATTTtgaaccttaggttaggttaggattggtgacagcccgatgtatcaggctcacttagaccattcagtccattgtgataccacattggtgaacttctctcttatcaccgattccatgttaagctcaatgacaaggggcctcctttttaaagccgagtctgaacggcgttgcacattgaagtgaaatcacttagagaagctttgaaacactcagaaatgtcacctgcattactgaggtggaataatccaccgctgaaaaactttttggtgttcggtcgaagcaggaatcgaatccacgacttagtgtattcaaggcgggcatgctaatcattgcatcacggtggttcACCTTACTATTTGGTAATGGTTCCCTCGTGActcataggttaggtggcagcccgatgtatcaggctcacttagactattcaatccattatgatactacagtggtgaacttctcttttatcactgagtgctgcccaattccatgttaagctcaatgacaagagacctcatttttatagccgagtccgaatagcgttccacattgaagtgaaaccacgtagagaagctttgaaacactcagaaatgtcacctgcattactgaggtggaataatccaccgcttaaaaactttttggtgttcggtcgaagcaagaatcgaatccacgaccttgtgtatgcattctaaccattgcaccatggtggctcgtgACTCATGGGTATGAGTTATGAATTCATGAGTAATTGAAGGTTcgtcgtgaatcacgagaaatttcgtgaatAATGCGAATTGaagtgagtcacgagaaatttcgtgaatACGAGAATCCTTGTGTCCCGAAAATGAAGTGAAAccacgtagagaagctttgaaacactcagaaatgtcacctgcattactgaggtggaataatccaccgcttaaaaactttttggtgttcggtcgaagcaagaatcgaacccacgaccttgtgtatgcatactaaccattgcaccatggtggctcgtgACTCATGGGTATGAGTTATGAATTCATGAGTAATTGAaggtttgtcgtgaatcacgagaaatttcgtgaatAATGCGAATTGaagtgagtcacgagaaatttcgtgaatACGAGAATCCTTGTGTcccaaaaatgttcgtgaatcaCAAAAAATGTCGAGAATCACGAAAATCGTCGTGAATCCTGCGTGAGCGTCAGACATTAAATattgttcgtgcgtgagcgtgcgtgaaatgTCATTTCGTGCAAGTGCGTAAGTGCGAATTCTCAACAACATGTTGTGCGTGTAAGAGCACACCTCTACTTAACACTCTCGGAGGTTAGTGTTTCAATATGTTATAAATGCATTGGTTAAGCCATTTTATTCTCCATACTTtatttaaataacaaaataactTACTTGAGCCCACTCCATAGCATATTCACACATATGCTTATTCAAAGTCAAAGGTTCAACACCATGTAGTGCTCGAAAGTGATTGTGAGCTAACAAACATCGTTTCTGCCAGATTTCAATATCCAATTCAGGTGGTTTTTCTTCCTTTTTCGATCTCCTCAGGAGaatagattttaaattaaaacgttTCCTCTCTTTGGGAGTTTTAACTACGGTAGTGGTTTTATATACCGGTCCCTGATCAACAGATGAGTCTTCATTCTGATTGGTTGATTCAACAATCGTTGATACGTTTCGTGTGTTGACAACACGGGAACGTGTCGTTTTAACAATAGTTATGGTATTTCCGTTTTTACTTTTCTTGACCTTGCTATGGGTTAAGGGTTCTGCCTCTTCGGGATCATTATTCAATGATATCCGTTTGAATTGTGAATCATTTCCACGTATGGGTATTTCAATAGAGCTTTTAAATGGACTTGCAGAATTTTGGCCAACAGTTCTAGTATTACTGGTAATTGTACGAGTAGTTCGCACTACTGTAACGGTGTTTCCCCTTTTCTTTGTCTTTACTTCGGTATGAGTTAGCGGTTGGTTTTCTTCGCCATTATTTTGTTCGATTCCTAAGGGGGTTAATTCTAACGTAGCACGATTATTATTTGTTTGAGGAGCATACGGCTCATCTTTTGTGCTCTTTTTGCCAGAACATGAAAAGCACGTCATTTTGTTGTCGCCGGTTTTAACTCTGATGCTTTGACTGATATACGTAATTTGTCGAGGCAACAAACGGAAGTCCCCAAAAAACGTGACTATTTCTCAATCGCCAGATATTCTCCCCAGTTATTTACACTGTGTAtatgaacaaaaaatattaactttttgTTGTTATCGTTTCTAATGTCATGCGGTTACCGGCCCATTTCATGAGCATACGTTTTAAGTTGTTTTCCGATTTGACTCTTTGTTATGACTGCATGAGCAGAGTGTGGCTATTATGGATGAATGGTGGTCGTTCAGTTTGTTTTCAATTGGACTTGAGTGCGTAGCTGCACTGCCGATCGTTATTCGAATTATAACACAGTTTGTGTGCGCGATATGCTCTTTGAGAGACCAACAAACATCAGCAGTGTTGCCACCcactatttttaaatacaatagtAAAATAAGAAGTTTAATTCAGACAAAAAGATGTATTACAAACTTAGAATGCAAAATCCACCTCAACCACGACGAACTAAATAACTTCGATCTAATTCTTTCCCTAATTCCACCAATTGATGCCTAGCGAGGCGATAGGTGTGTGCTGTACCGTTATCGTGATTTTAGgttatactacgttcgcactagatACAAAATCCTTCTAGGTTTCAGTAGATTTGCAATAGGCAAATGTCAGCTGGCTCCTAgcggatttcaacaaaatcactTACAAAATCCCCCATACTGCCTTGtacaactgtggttttagtactaaaaatggGCTCTTTGCAACCCTGCCCCAATTTTCTTTGtagatgaatgtgtgtgtgcgcgTATCCACATACgggtttgtgtttgtattgatatatttacaaacagctgttaaatcCTAAAATCTACGTaatctcgttattttgccagtccgaacacttgagatttgAAAAGTGATTTTAGCTCTAAATAGcgagatttcgtgtctagtgcgaacgtagtattaggttaggtatagtggcagcccgatatttcaggctcactaagactattcagtccacgacCTCGATCTAATACTTTTCCCAATTCGACCAATTGATGCCTAGCGAGGCGATAGGTGTGCTGGTGTGTTATcgtgatgttaggttaggtatagtggcagcccgatatttcaggctcactttgacttaGACTACTGATACCACAGTAgataacttctctcttatgactgggtgctgcccgattctatgcgaagctcaatgataagggacctccttttttatagccgagtccgaatggcgttccacattgcagtgaaaccacttagataagctttgaaacgctcagaaatttcaccagcattactgaggtgggataatccacagcaactttttggtgtttggtcgaaactgggttcgaacccacgaacctgtgtatgcaagtcggacatgctaaccattgcaacacggtggctcccaattgtgatgaaaaatacttttttctttgccATGTCGGCGTGTTTTTTTAGCTTAGCGTTAGAATCTGCTCACTAATTGGAATAGTTTATCTCCGTGATAGTGTCCTCATTATTCAGGTAGTCGATGTTCGTCTCAACTTGTGAATCCCATGAAGCATTGGCCACGACCTTTCCGGCTGGAAGATTTAGATGTGTTGTATGTTTAGGTTATCCAA encodes:
- the LOC142226304 gene encoding uncharacterized protein LOC142226304 isoform X1; its protein translation is MTCFSCTGDQGQKDEPYAPQTNNNRATLEITPPEQNNGKESPPLTHTEVQTKKSGTTVTVVQTTRTKTNNTRTGGQNSASPFKSSIHIPIRGNDPQFKRISLNNDPEETEPLTHAEIKKSENENTITFAKTTRSHVVNSPKDSTIDKSTSKKEDSSADPKPVHKTTTVVKAKEGKLFDLKSAFLRRPKREEKTEPLTSEETDPLTHANVKKSENTITIVNTTRSSNSQKAATIVESTCQNEDSSVDQQSVYKTTSAVKIPKEGKRFNLKSAFLRRPKKELNTEPLTIEETDPSTHNKVNKSENGNNITIVKTPRSSIVNSQNAETIVGSTNQNKDSSVDQEPVDKTTKKSKRLNLKHVLQRRPKKEVKAHKMDMETLQEQCLLAHNRFRTLHGVEPLTLNQDMCRYAMKWAQHLAKKNKLIHRKKNKYGENVALGTGSTYKVDDAVQMWYDEMENYDFKRPGLSSQTGHFSQVVWKGSSQLGVGVAQKNDSTWVVCNYDPPGNVIGIYDENVQRPLRRTPKSKPLSDLVKVPPKNEKAKDDDAKPSTSLGFMKTANKKGKWSAFELECLDAHNKRRALHGCSPMTLNRDLCSLANDWASHLAKIRTMHHRPKNEYGENLYQLTNRDPTGEDCVKAWYDEISLYRYKKPGFSMDTGHFTQVVWLDTTELGVGRAKVDNITFIVCNYNPPGNVMGQYKTQVPPLGGFKENPIKANKDCSKDNNNQIKPNANEHSNSKKSNFFSFLKTNKAK